From the genome of Danio rerio strain Tuebingen ecotype United States chromosome 2, GRCz12tu, whole genome shotgun sequence, one region includes:
- the tmem125b gene encoding uncharacterized protein isoform X1, whose amino-acid sequence MELLPLGVLSRGRPLHLQADSLWLQHPVVEEQVELWWFNKPHVSLLCYCFSVAMILSLGSAGVGLLSTASTAVGPSVLWRLAVGSTLCLLALVVLMKQLLSSAVQDMGCIRNRRRIEQLRSGGTVDPLLLLFTGLALVVCGITLLSLSQTDMLLSGGTLLACGGAVVLGVTAYGGIVYVQGRRNTRRRRRRRVRVYTVTAQRNPPWRDSTYSQSNLL is encoded by the coding sequence ATGGAGCTTCTCCCGCTGGGTGTGCTGAGTCGCGGACGTCCCCTTCACCTGCAGGCGGACTCCCTGTGGCTCCAGCACCCTGTCGTTGAGGAGCAGGTGGAGCTGTGGTGGTTCAACAAGCCGCACGTCTCTCTCCTGTGCTACTGCTTCTCTGTGGCCATGATCCTGAGTCTGGGTTCGGCCGGTGTGGGTCTCCTCTCCACCGCTTCAACCGCTGTGGGACCCTCAGTGCTGTGGCGTTTGGCTGTGGGCTCCACCCTGTGCCTGCTGGCGCTGGTGGTCCTGATGAAGCAGCTGCTCAGCTCGGCCGTGCAGGACATGGGATGCATTCGCAACCGCAGACGCATCGAACAGCTGCGCAGCGGGGGAACCGTGGACCCCTTACTTCTGCTCTTCACTGGTTTGGCACTGGTGGTCTGCGGGATAACACTGCTCAGTCTCTCTCAGACAGACATGCTGCTTTCTGGCGGGACCCTCCTGGCCTGTGGGGGTGCTGTGGTGCTCGGTGTGACAGCTTATGGAGGGATTGTTTATGTGCAGGGAAGAAGAAACACGAGGAGGCGACGGCGGCGGAGGGTGCGAGTGTATACAGTAACGGCGCAAAGGAATCCACCATGGAGAGATTCAACTTATAGTCAGTCGAATTTGTTGTGA